The Anolis sagrei isolate rAnoSag1 chromosome Y, rAnoSag1.mat, whole genome shotgun sequence genome contains a region encoding:
- the LOC132780732 gene encoding proteasome assembly chaperone 3, whose protein sequence is MASDSILASKQAEEVVQGVPTQVVCTAFGNTILVVVTQYGKMGTLVSVEPSVVADNLSRPLLTTKVLLGKDEPLVHICAKHLVSLVSQEAGNKPVLLAMALKDKSIEGVRTLQEVISRCRVW, encoded by the exons ATGGCGTCAGACTCCATCCTGGCGTCGAAGCAGGCGGAGGAGGTGGTCCAGGGCGTCCCGACGCAGGTGGTCTGCACAGCCTTTGGGAACACGATCCTGGTGGTGGTGACCCAATATGGGAAGATGGGGACCCTTGTCTCAGTGGAGCCCAGCGTCGTGGCGGACAACCTCAGCCGGCCCCTGCTCACCACCAAAGTCCTGCTCGGCAAAGATGAG CCTCTGGTCCACATCTGTGCCAAACATCTGGTGTCCTTGGTGTCTCAAGAAGCCGGGAATAAGCCTGTTCTGCTAGCCATGGCCTTGAAGGACAAGAGCATCGAAGGAGTCCGAACCCTCCAAGAGGTGATTAGTCGATGCCGAGTGTGGTGA